The genome window TCGTAGTTGTTCCTATGTATTGTAAGGATTCAGAAAGTAGTTGTAAGATGCCTTGTAAGTTTGTACTTTCTATAGATCCTAACTTTTATTGACATTATTTTATGCTATGTGTAGTGCTTAAATGTATTACCTTCTGCTCTAAAAGtggtacatacacatacacacgagAGAATATTCTATAATATGTAAGTAGATAATGCACGAAtggtttaagaaaaatattattttagagtaGCAAATATTGTTTCTTCAGAAACATCATTTTTCTGACATGAATTTTAAAGAAGCCAGGAAGTGGTTGGGCATGAACCAACCATGGGGTGATACTGGTGACCATGCAGAAATATCAGGAATTAGAGGGACATCTTTCTTTATCTAGTGTACAAATGAGGACTGTTTTTAAGCAAAGTGCATTTAAAAAGCATGGTTTGTTTTCTGGTGCTGATTATAATTACTTACATGATAATTACATCATTTTCCAACGTAAAGGGATGCTTGATAACAGTTTTAAAGACTTGGTAGATGTAGCTATTCTCTTTTGTGGTTTGTTTGATTACATGGGTATAAAGAAGGGCTGGCAAATTCAATGGATTAGTATATTCATGTCAGATTCTGGCTGAAATCTGGTCTACTTTTATAATGTTTAGGTTAATCACTAATCGTTATGTATTTGGAATTTGGGGTTTGGGGGTGGTGGATTCTGACTGATATAGAGGACATCAAAGGAGAAATTtatgacaaataaaataatgatcGTAAAAGCTCAGTTGCCTGCCCTTGGCTAACCTAATCACTGGCAATGAGCACTGTGATTGATTTTCAGAGCATTCAGGACCCACTGTCTAAAGATATAAATTTGGTCAAGCTCTTGAAGCTCAGGCTATTTGGAGAAAAGTCACACCTcagtaaaactgaaaatttttttatgtaGAAGGAGGATTAGAATATGGACACCTGTTAGACaggcaaccaaaaatgtcttctacACATGCTGAGAGCTCTCTTTGTGCCTTAATTTTCTATATGAAAGTAGAATTATTATTGAGTCACAATTTAAGTCAGATTTAGGCCATTGTCTTTCCAGGACAAGAGAATAAatacttgtaattttcttttctcagaataATGAATTCAGACATCCTACAAGCCTTCCAGAAAGAGCTCACCTGCCTCACCTGCTTGAACTACCTTATAGACCCAGTCACCATAGGCTGTGGGCACAGCTTTTGCAGACCCTGTCTCTTCCTTTCCTGGGAAGAAGCCCAAACTCCTGCTTACTGCCCAGAGTGCAGGGAACCATCACAGCAGAAAGACTTCAAAACCAATATTCTTCTGAAGAATCTGGTGTCTGTTGCCAGAAAAGCCACTCTCTGGCAATTCCTGAGTTCTGAGGAACACATGTGTGGGACCCACAAGGAGACAAAGAAGATCTTCTGTGAAGAGGACAAGAACCTGCTGTGTGTGCTGTGCTCTCACTCTCAGGGGCACGAGGCTCACAGACACTGTTCCATTGAAGAGGCTGCTGAGGAACACCGGGTAAGTGGTGCCTCTGAGGGTACTATGGAAGCCGGGAGCTTGTATAGCTAAGAGATTATAAGGACAAACAggatcatgatgatgatgatgacttcATTCTTTACTGAGCACATACTGTTCTAGGTAGCAATGATAAAGTTGTAAATAAAATACACGGGTAGaactgccttcatggagcttgcaTTTCACAGGGGAAGTAATAATTTGTTTATATGCTATAATTCTCAAGGTACTGTAAAGCACTCATTATCAGAAAGGGTTGCTGATCACCAAAACTAAACTTCAAAAGGCTTGTATATAGGGTACGTATTTACTAACACTGATAATTAGTAGGGTAAAGTACGTTAAAATTAGCAGGGGGCAGCATCAGTAGATCCAAATTCTGATGCAGGATGCCAACACTATCTGAAAATTAGccatgcttatttgccattttccCTAAGCAAatggttaaattttattttgtggttgtacagcctgaaatattttaaaatttataattatttgggGTCAACAAGGAAACATTATGATCCTTTCACTTTCTCTAAAGTAATTATATCTAGCAACATCCCTTGATTCATCATCAGGGGTCTGAAACCtaaatctatttttctctctggtgcacaaattcatttatttgtaaaatgtatttattttacaggAGAAGCTCTTAAAGCAAATAAGATCTTTATGGGAAAAGAtccaagaaaaccagagaaagctGGGTGAAGAGAGCAGTGCAACAGATCAGTGGATTGTAAGTATAACACTGTATTTTCTTCAGAATCAGCCTGAGACAGATATGCTGGAGACTCATCCATTCATCATTTGAGCTGAAACCATTATGGTCAGAATTTTAGGAAGATCTCTTCTGATGGCTTCTAATCCTGAGTACAACGCAACAttactactaaaaaaaaataaaaataaaaaactgatcAGGATATGGGACAGGGAGATTTTATACTCAAGACTTATTTACTAACACAGAGATCAGAATATATCATAGAAATATTTGTGAATCAACCATAAATTCCAGTGGCTTGCATGTAGTCTTTCAGATTtgagaaattataaagaaattatcAATGgaaagtgtagtggattgaattatttccccccaaaactcactgaggcttgaattgtcgatctcaagttttatgtattagaaacttagcccccactgtgactgttaagaaggtgggaaatcctattatggtaattgaaaggtggagccttgaagaggtgattggattgtaggaccctgcagtagtgaatagattaaaaatggtggtcaggggcacagttctgagggctttaaaagaagaggagagtctctctctctctctctctctctctctcactctcactcactctcctctctctctttctctctctctctccctttctctcctcccaccatCTTGTAATATGAGACCCCtcggtcactgtcgccaccaccagatggactttggactgtaagcaataaatttcatttttctttttaaatcacccagtttcaggtattttgttataagcaacataaacggccTAATGTTTCAAAAATTCATGAAGTGGATGAAATTGGTTTGAGAGAAGAACGGTTTGGCTCTCCATATAGTtaataaatgaaggaaagagaagaatggATTTATGGTTTCTGAGAAGTAGGAGGACATGAATTTATGTAGCATATTGGTAGAAGACATGAGTCAGAAATAGGTGAGGTTCAGGAGGAGAACAAAGTCAGCCTGGGTATGTAATGTAGGAAATCCATCTTCTTGCAGAGCTATGTGTATGTACTGGCAGAGATGACTGCCGCTGAGTATAAGAAGATGCATCTTGTTCTTCACCAGGaagaaaaacagcatttaaaCAGACTCATAATGGAAGGCAAATGGATTTTACAGcaactcaagaaaaataaagccaaaatggTTCAAAAGAAGAAAGACCTAAGAGAAATGTTTAAGGAGCTGATGAAAATGTGCCATAAACCCGATGTGGATCTGCTCCAGGTAAGAACTGAGGACATGCCTGaaaatcttttatattatttgaagTCCACACCTTTGGCCACACTATTTATTTAGTACTAAAGATATACTTACTAATCTCATGCATCTATGGcagggatctttcccaattagaAATAATACAGTCAAATTACAACTCCTATCCTGACAATGAATAAGCAAGCTTTGTGGAATTATGACAGTAGATTCCTCAGGAaatattcatttctaaaattcttcTTGTAGCTTGCTTatcaaaaaaaccagaaaagaaaaacttattcATGGCCATTTAATTTTTGTCTCCAATCGTGCAATGTAGAGAAATTTGGGGAAAGTGAACacttatttcctttttgaatGTTCTAAGTTCTAATTGCCCTTAATTTGTAGCATATTGCACTTTGGGGACAAGCCCTGAGGAAGACACTTTGCAGACACTTGATGGTTTCAGCAATGTGCAGTCAGTACCCATTCTCTGCTTTCTTTATTCACTTTCAAGAGTTCTGAATTCACCAAGAACTTAGATTCTGTCAATACGTTACACTGGAATTACCTTTAGAGAGGACAAGGAAAATTGACCAAAAGGTTTAAAGGTGGTACTTTCCCAAACCCAAATGCTGGGTGGGCAGAATAGTTTGTTTTTGAAGAAgtgtaatcatttctttctttttttctttcttttttttttttttacaggattTGGGAGATATATTAACAAGGTAAGTCTGTCTTCATTGCAAACTGGGGTATCATCAGAGGAATGAAGAAGATCAAGCTGTTTGTTTCAAAAGTGAAGACAAACTATTATATAGGTTACTGTCAATTGTTTGcatatgcatgtgtttgtgtacattttattaaatatgaatttctgttgttatttATCAAGAGTTAGCCTTCTCCTCTCCGCCCCGACCCATGGCTGATGGATGTATTTGTGTCTGGGATCAATACAGAAGTTTCTAGAAGACAGCTATCTATGATGTTAGATTGCAGGTCATTAACACTGAGGTGCATGGATTAGTTTTTCTTAGGTTGTAGGTGAGAGAattaggcaaagaaaaaaagtaaggaagATTCCGTAAAAGTGGCACAATCCTATCTATGATTGTGGAGGTATCCTACAATACCAGTAAAGGGTTTTGATGAAGAATTTTCTATTGAATTATTACATCTTTTCTTAAATTCCGTGATTAAGTCTTTGGTATCAGAAAGATTAATTGCATTTTCCTCCTTATAGGAGTGAGTCTGTGCAGCTGCATATGCCCCAGCCTGTGAACTTAGAGCTCACTCCTCAACCTATCCCTGGACTAATAAACAGACTCAACCACTTCCGAGGTGAGTGTTGGTCTATTGGAGGGACCACACAGTGCCATTTAATAATGATTTTCTATaggaaatctttctctttttattgataTCTTATCTAGTAGAGAAGGACAGCTTGTATACAGGCATTTATAGTCATATTTAGTTACATAGCCCCTAtgataatatttagaaaaatacatgATAGCTGGTGTAATGGTAAATGTGATTCAACTGTCTTATAATACTTACATAATAAGGAATAGGAAAACCCAAAAAAGGGCTCTCTGAGCCCCGGAAGTGTTATTACGTACAATGTCAATTGTTCACTGAATCATACTAATGAGTATTAAATCAAGATATTGCAATTTTAAGTGAAGTTAATTATGGCAATTGGgctattgattttatattttaaaaatatttttctgtaatgtttCTTAGTAATTGAACTTGTAATGTGCATTACAAttgatataataagaaaaaaaatacttgactAAACATAAAATAACTAAATGCAGAAAACAATTTATGAACAACACAGATAAAGCAAATTGTCAGTTCAGGCAGTATAGAGAACTCTATGGTAGACATGACCTTGAGGGTTAGTTTagcagaaagaggaaggaagactaAGGGATCAGATGGAACCAGATATAAAAGGCAGAAAATTCTTAGCGGTAAAGCATTTCTAAGAAGgtatatttagattttcttcttaaatGTAAATTTGCTTGCTTTACTGGAATATTATGATAATCCCTGATAAAGTAATGaccatttatttaggtctaagatgtattttttttctttttttttttttttctgtgagaaGGGCTGGTGGGGGTTAGTTATATTGCTATGGACTTGCCACAATGCACAGGTCTCCAGATTTTCAGGTGTCATGAAAAGTAACCCTCCAGAAGTAACCTTTATAATCTAtaaatttttagaacattttttcattgtgtttaggTATTTGTTTCTTCTATAGTTTTACATACCTcttgaatttaatatttttctagcGAGAACTGTGTTTCTAATCTTGGTCTATTTTTGTTTCCAGTAAGACTCTATGTACATCCTCTCATCTCACAGGGATAAAAACTGATTTTGACTAGAATATTCTCTTCTTCCCACAGtgaaaattttcttcaataatGAAATGACCAATCACAACATCAGGCTGTTTGACGATGTGAAAAGTTTGAGTTCTAGATGTGACTATCAGGATGCCTCTTTGAATTCTGATAGATCAAACTATCTTGCTGCATGGGGAGCCCAGAGCTTCGCCTCTGGGAAACATTACTGGGAGCTGGATGTGGACGATTCCTGGGACTGGGCTCTAGGAGTCTGTAAGGATTCCTGGATAAGGAAGAATGGCACACTGATTGAATCTGAtgacatatttcttcttttatgtgtGAATGAGGGTAATCATTACACTCTCTTGACCACCTCTCCCATGCTTTCTCACTATATGGAGAAACCTGTGGGCAGGGTCGGTGTGTTCCTTGATTTTGAGAGTGGAAGTGTGAGTTTTTTGAATGTTGCCAGAAGTTCCCTCATATGGAAATATCCCACTGGCTCTTTCAATTTCCCTGTGAGGCCTTTCTTTCATACAGGCCACACATGATTAGAGATAGTCGCAAACCTGGCTTTATGCCTGGGAATTCTACATATGAGAGATTCTTTCTCAGTTGAAGCAAATCAATACTTGACtgtcttttaagttttttctattttaatgtaGCCACACTTTATTGTTATTAAATACTCGTATAAAGATAGTGTGAAATGCAAAATTGTATTGCTCAATTTTCTTTGAATTAAAAACATCTCCTGTGTTCCATACCTAAAATATATACTGTGCTTGCTCACCTGCTTTGTGAGCTTGCTGGAGTTCTGAAAATATAAGGCTGTGTGATTCCAATTTAATGGTCTGATGCAGGAACACAGCTTGCACATCACGGACACACCTGGTTTCCTATAATGCCGATGCCAGTCTGAGATCTCTATCCTGCTGATATAGTAAATTGTATTCACCCTTagggagaagaaaaatatgtatttaatcttcacttatcttcaagatcagaagagGCCTTTCTTTATATAAATTCCAAATAGCTGGTTCTTTCATAACAgtataaattacaaaaaatattgGAAGTATCTCATAGTCAGGTTATATTCCCAGCAGGTAACACAACATCTAGGACGTAATGGGCACTTAACAAATGTCAAGCTAGGGCTTagggttcacaaacccttcaagcccgttgtacagactgggtcacaaacccctcacacacaggtccacgagctaggtaataggaaaaaaccTATAGcctgggtaaaaaattaataggctttatttagaGGTACAAGCAGACGCCCTAGGGGCCTCCAGGAGCGTTCCAAGGGGGCGGCGGCATCACGTATCAGAACCGTTAGTCCTTTctgcttaagtccataacccaggacaacTGGGTGCCCATaacaattacattagataataaccaagaaacacctgggcatACGTggctatttacatcaaatgcttggcaaaattctgaacatctgaggggccctgacaattttcccatattttccctacacaaatatttgatgaataaataaatgtgggagattactacctttatttttaatgttaatttacaGGGTATTGCTCCATAATCTTCACTGAATtgtatttctgaaaggaagagagTTATTTCTGAAACGATATGGTTCAAAAGGTTTCCAACTAATATTAGTGAAcagtaataaaatgaaatgctattaaacattaaaaagacttctaaaatataagtaaatcAACTGGATAAGAAATGTTAAGGAcaatatagaataaataaatgattgaagcCTAGCAGTGTTTAAAGTTCTGTTCCAGCTTCAGCAGAATCAGTATCTTctggaacttgttaaaaatgcaaattttgggGTCACACTCAAAACCTACTGAATGAAAATCCGTGTCCACGTGCCTGCAATCTGGTTCAACCAAGTCttacaggtgattctgatgaatgctaaagtttgagaaatactAATTAAGCTGATTTACAGATGCAAAGGCTGAGTACATTTCTTTACCTGAGAACAAAAGTATGATTAAACTCGTTTTGATTCCATAGaattaagtatgtatttcttagtgaagaaaaataatgtgagAGATTAACATTTTAAACAGAATGTTGGGGGTTCAGAAAATAAGACGATCATTTTgaataacattttgttttcatgGAACATACCcacagtcttttattttttgagtcaTTTCTGTGCTACAATTGAGAAAACATCTCCTTTCTTCCATTTAGAAAATTCAGGAACTAGACAATAGGCAAAAAAATAATCCAGATATAAGTAGGTCAAAAATTAATGAGTTCAACTTACCTTCTTGTATGTTAGTGAGAAAAAACATTGCAATCAAATATgcagttttgttatttttgtattatttaaaatatgtattctgaGATATCTATGGCTGATGATATGGTGTGAGGACACTATAGCAATTAAGCCATGTGCCATTGGTGTAGCCATGCAGAAGAAAGTCCCCAGAAACCAAATAGCAAGGCCCAGACCCACATGATGCATAAATGCTAATTTATGACTGAGGAGGCAGGCATTGCAAATGTATGTCAAAAGAACAAATTTCTCAATATGTTCTGGTATTTATTTAATATCATCCACAAAAACAATTTTAGATGCATTAAGATGTGTGAAAGGCaaattcatcatttaaaaaattaatattaggaAAATATCCTTTTGGCTCTGTATTAGAAAGtgatttcttaattaaaaaaaataagcaaaaggtaaataaggaaaataatggtCAGTTTGGCTacaaaaaataatgatttcttttattaaaagacACCATAATTGAATACAAATTCTGGGAAAAATACTGTGATAcctaaacctgaaaaaaaaaagtgtcccaAATATATAAGAAATGACAGAAATTCCATAAggcacatatatacacaccccTTCACCAATTTACCAAAAGTACAAAAGCCAGAGCAATTAGTTTACGCAAAAAAGTACCGAAAttaggttagctcagttggttagaacatggtgttacaacatcaagatcaagggttcggttccttgtaacagccagctgccaaaaaaagaaagtgctaacatatatgtaaaaaatgCTTACATTCATTGGTaatcagagaagtgaaaaatatgaaataaaaagttactgcctttacataaacattaaaaaatattaagtattaatCACAGATCCACAGCTGTCTAAGAAGGACTGGCTCTGGCAAGATCTGCTAGAGTCTTAGGGTCTTATCAGACCCTAGTGCAGTGGCCTTCCCAGTAAACACAGGATTACAGCAGGAAGATGCTGGGCTCCTCTTGAAAAGGATTCAGAGAAAGCAAAGGGAAAGACAAACCGACAGTGTCCACAAACCAGCCATCTGACTCAAGTCTAGTCTTTTCATCTCTTAGTGTTGCTTGACCACAAGTTCTGAGCTTTGTAAAAGTAAGTCCCATTTTAATCCCTACCAAACAGTAGCAGACAATCAGACCTCTTGGTTCCCTTCACCCAGGCCCAAGAGCAGGAGGCCAAGAAAACTGAGGTGTCCCTTTTCTGCCCCACCAAAGCTTTCTTAGGAGGCTTTCCTTTCTGAGAATACAACCTATGTCAAAGATGATCACAAAGGATGACTTTGTACATTTCCTAGGGGTGACTTCAGAAGGTacaaagaagaaacattttaaaaagatatataaataattgTAAGATGGGGTAGTGTAATTTCTGCACAATTCTCAATAAGATTCTGGTGTCTCTGGCAGTGGAGTGTCTCAGGGAGAGTTGGGAAGTGCAATTAACAGTTGCCCTCCAAGACCACATTGCCCTGGGTGACTGCAGAGCTTCAGGTTTCCCAAATGTGGGTGTCCTTAAATGCCACATTTAAGGCATCTCCTTTCCTTTTTGCCTAAGAACAAATTTGGGAAAAGATTCTACCCCAACTACCTCTGGACAGCTTTGGCCATAGCACTCCAGTGCTCCCTCCCAGATCCTTGGGTTCATAAAACAAGGGGCTGTGAACTAGAACCCTGGGCCAGGAGGAGATGTACTTATTAGGCTTTTGAGTAGAAACCATGGAGTTCTGTTTCCTGACCCCTCTCCCAGGGGCCCCAAGCATTATCCTAACCCTCTGCCTGAACTTCTGTCTTCTCTGACGCACTTAGAATCCTACAGCCCTGCCTGATTGGGTACAGTTTCGCCAGTGAAAAGAACACCCTCAATCCTGTCTCTGTTGTATGAGGTCTCTTATGCATTTTGTCCCATAACACTTTCCAACTTCTGACCTCTCTAGAAGTACGGAGAGTGGATGAAAGAATGAGACTGGACATCACCCCTCATTTCAAGGCATAGCAGAGTCCTCTGACTGACTCTGCAGCTCTGGAGACCTGGGGCTCCTACACTTCACAGTacttctctctccccactccaaGACCTCAGGAAACCTCTGAAAAACCCTGAGGCATTGGAACCTGTCCTCTTCCCTCTAGTTCATTGTCATAAGAgaatgtctattttgtttatcatataaaactgtctttattgcATACTAGTCAAAGATGTCCTGTTAAAAAAGGAGTGGGTGGCAGGAAGGAGACCCATCAGAGAGTGATGCCATATGCAAGCAGAAGAAGAGACATTTATGAATGTTGTGGGGAAGAAAGATAGAGCCTTCTATGTAGGGTCAGTCCAGGAACTAGGATCCTAaactggtgtattagtccatttctgttgcttataacagatgacctgaacctgggtaatttataatgaaataaaatttatttcttatagttttggaggctaggaagtcctaAGTCCAGTGAGCACATCTGATGCTGGCCTTCTGGGTGGTGATGACTCTACAGAGAAGCAGGGTATCATATGGCAGGTGGTAACAAAGGCTATATAGTCAAACAGAGTTGTTGCGCAGGGAATGAGGCAGATGTCCAAGAAGAGCACAGGTGCAGGAACTGTAAAACCGTAGAGAGACCATGCATGTACTTTATGCTTCTCCTTGACTGTGAAGCCTTATAGAGGATGTGTGTGCATCAGCGGTCCCTCAGTTTTGTGGTCACTGGATTCCTGGGGTCATGTCTTCCAAAAGTTCTGGTGTCTTCATTGGATCGAAAAATAGATCAGAGAATTTAGCTTTACCATATTCGTGCAGAGCAAGCTTGGATGGCAGGGCCAGTGATGAAAGTAGCTGGAGAAACAGAAACTTTTTCATAGAAAACAGTGGTACTTATTGTGAATTTGTGAAAGATAATATTGAACCAAGTCTTACATCCCAGGTGAAAATTGTGTATATAATAATACAGGGCTCTACCTAAAAGCTGAAACTGCAAAGAACAATCTGTCATTCAGAAAGGAATAGAGAGAGgctggagtggggggagggaggtatGAAGGGAGAGAGAGCATGAGAGCTGGCACGCCAGagagataaaca of Cynocephalus volans isolate mCynVol1 chromosome 4, mCynVol1.pri, whole genome shotgun sequence contains these proteins:
- the LOC134376222 gene encoding tripartite motif-containing protein 43-like; translation: MNSDILQAFQKELTCLTCLNYLIDPVTIGCGHSFCRPCLFLSWEEAQTPAYCPECREPSQQKDFKTNILLKNLVSVARKATLWQFLSSEEHMCGTHKETKKIFCEEDKNLLCVLCSHSQGHEAHRHCSIEEAAEEHREKLLKQIRSLWEKIQENQRKLGEESSATDQWISYVYVLAEMTAAEYKKMHLVLHQEEKQHLNRLIMEGKWILQQLKKNKAKMVQKKKDLREMFKELMKMCHKPDVDLLQDLGDILTRSESVQLHMPQPVNLELTPQPIPGLINRLNHFRVKIFFNNEMTNHNIRLFDDVKSLSSRCDYQDASLNSDRSNYLAAWGAQSFASGKHYWELDVDDSWDWALGVCKDSWIRKNGTLIESDDIFLLLCVNEGNHYTLLTTSPMLSHYMEKPVGRVGVFLDFESGSVSFLNVARSSLIWKYPTGSFNFPVRPFFHTGHT